From Paenibacillus sp. V4I7, one genomic window encodes:
- a CDS encoding ABC transporter ATP-binding protein, translating to MSFVQIKNVVKKYSNQISVDHLNLSIHEGEIFGLLGPNGAGKSTTIKMLSGLLKIDQGEMFVDGLSVAKDTIEVKRGIGLVPQDLAIFESLTARENVTFFAKLYGLRGKLLKDRVEEALEFVGLSDRARDKPSSFSGGMKRRLNIACAIMHHPKLIIMDEPTVGIDPQSRNHILESVRTLNRMGSTIIYTSHYMEEVSAISTRVGIMDHGHLIACGTHEELRGKVEQDNKIIIQAANLREEAVKELRDHPRIKQVTIHEQTLELLVGSSQAYLQDILFILSKHEVKIQSLTQVEPDLEALFLSLTGRTLRD from the coding sequence ATGAGCTTTGTTCAAATAAAAAATGTTGTCAAAAAGTATAGCAATCAAATTTCTGTCGATCATTTGAATTTATCGATTCATGAAGGTGAAATTTTCGGATTGTTAGGACCCAATGGGGCCGGGAAAAGCACAACGATCAAAATGCTAAGCGGCCTGCTCAAAATCGATCAAGGTGAAATGTTTGTTGATGGGCTCTCGGTTGCAAAAGATACAATTGAAGTGAAACGGGGAATTGGTCTTGTTCCACAAGATCTCGCGATCTTCGAAAGCTTAACAGCGCGAGAAAATGTCACTTTTTTCGCGAAATTATATGGCTTAAGAGGTAAACTGCTGAAAGACAGAGTGGAGGAAGCGCTGGAATTTGTAGGACTATCAGACCGCGCTCGCGATAAACCGAGTTCCTTTTCGGGCGGAATGAAGCGCAGATTGAACATTGCTTGTGCAATTATGCATCATCCAAAGCTGATTATTATGGATGAACCTACCGTGGGCATCGATCCTCAGTCCCGAAACCACATTCTGGAATCAGTTAGGACGCTGAACCGTATGGGCTCAACGATCATTTATACCTCACACTACATGGAGGAAGTGTCCGCCATATCCACGCGGGTCGGCATCATGGATCATGGGCACCTCATTGCTTGTGGGACTCACGAAGAATTGCGCGGTAAAGTTGAGCAGGACAATAAAATTATCATTCAAGCAGCTAACCTGAGGGAAGAAGCCGTCAAAGAATTAAGGGATCATCCGCGGATTAAGCAAGTCACCATACATGAACAGACACTTGAACTGCTGGTGGGTTCCTCGCAAGCCTATTTGCAAGATATCCTGTTTATCCTTTCCAAACACGAAGTGAAAATTCAATCGCTCACGCAGGTGGAGCCTGATCTTGAGGCATTATTTCTGTCGTTGACCGGAAGAACCTTACGGGATTAG
- a CDS encoding ABC transporter permease: MNSLFIALNMLRRTLFQKKGFLMYLVIPAAAVSLIIGVLGQQSEHGVDIAYINLDRGAMGSHLLQELSMLPDYRLKQEASETALKEMVTKQKVSSAFLIPEGFSETLMKGASAQIDMYQLNINEASITLKINLDSILSRYQGTIELYSQQGFQDAALHEAVEKTISQMEKHQVKERITDLDLYVNPKMNTVIGFMLMFMMGLINNTVSVIMDDRRQRTMARTYSAPVHSFEIVLGNFIGSFLVGTLQVLVILLFTRYVTNYEYGLPFLSQFIMLEFFLLASMGIASAVASMVKNASNMSVINSLVVTPTCMLGGCFWPISFMPEWMQKIANFVPQKWVIEAIQRMASGQTLSQMWMHMGVLTLFGLILLGVGSVILRPGDAEVS, from the coding sequence ATGAATAGCTTATTTATAGCGCTCAATATGCTGCGACGTACACTTTTTCAGAAAAAAGGCTTTTTGATGTATTTAGTCATTCCAGCAGCAGCGGTTTCGCTAATCATTGGTGTACTTGGTCAACAGAGCGAGCACGGGGTTGATATTGCTTATATCAATTTGGATCGAGGAGCGATGGGTTCCCATCTCTTGCAAGAACTTTCTATGCTGCCAGATTATCGGCTCAAACAAGAAGCTTCTGAAACAGCACTTAAAGAAATGGTTACGAAGCAAAAAGTGAGCAGCGCTTTTCTGATTCCTGAAGGATTCAGCGAGACGTTGATGAAAGGTGCATCAGCGCAAATAGATATGTACCAACTAAACATAAATGAGGCTTCGATTACGCTCAAAATCAATCTGGATAGTATTCTATCTAGATATCAAGGAACGATTGAGCTGTATAGCCAGCAAGGGTTCCAAGATGCAGCGCTACACGAAGCAGTGGAGAAAACGATTTCTCAGATGGAGAAGCATCAAGTAAAGGAGCGAATTACTGACCTTGATTTATATGTGAATCCGAAAATGAATACTGTGATTGGTTTCATGCTGATGTTCATGATGGGGTTAATCAATAACACCGTTTCCGTGATTATGGATGATCGTAGACAACGAACCATGGCTAGAACGTATTCGGCGCCGGTTCATTCTTTCGAAATTGTACTTGGAAATTTCATAGGCAGTTTCCTGGTTGGGACGTTGCAGGTGCTTGTCATCCTTTTATTTACGCGTTATGTAACGAATTATGAGTACGGACTTCCGTTTTTATCGCAGTTTATTATGTTGGAGTTTTTCTTATTAGCCAGCATGGGAATTGCCAGTGCGGTAGCTAGTATGGTTAAGAATGCGTCGAATATGAGCGTGATTAATTCTCTCGTTGTTACCCCAACGTGTATGTTAGGCGGATGCTTCTGGCCGATCAGCTTTATGCCGGAATGGATGCAGAAAATTGCGAATTTCGTTCCGCAAAAGTGGGTGATTGAGGCCATTCAGCGAATGGCTTCTGGTCAGACTCTGTCGCAGATGTGGATGCACATGGGCGTACTCACCTTATTTGGACTGATTCTTCTAGGCGTCGGTTCGGTTATTCTTAGACCGGGTGATGCCGAGGTTAGTTAA
- a CDS encoding stalk domain-containing protein encodes MRMSKWSKIAVLGTLMGTCFTAGVYAQDVLQRVDAYLRNDFKVVVNGQEVKLANPPLIYNNSSYLPVKELGTYLGAVVNWKDSTKTIYLNSRVNPQQPAEGNETNYTEIVLQYPYPQYFDYLGGTYPVLVNMTDQTYYRLKDLDRMGVSTGGLRKAKEKYSEDIYVSEEELKKSWKETPQISYLINEPIVITGEQDPVKLKTIREYVEGFRYYEINKVPYMTNPIIIDALPEENTYSYLLTENGHFYRTTLKLTQINGNNNKPDYVVGSSSKEDIQVARVK; translated from the coding sequence ATGCGTATGTCAAAATGGTCCAAAATTGCGGTACTAGGCACTTTAATGGGAACTTGTTTCACAGCAGGTGTTTATGCACAGGATGTTCTGCAGCGTGTTGATGCTTACTTAAGAAATGATTTTAAAGTCGTGGTGAACGGGCAAGAAGTGAAGCTGGCGAATCCGCCTTTAATTTATAATAATTCCAGTTATTTGCCTGTGAAGGAGCTAGGAACCTACCTAGGAGCGGTTGTGAATTGGAAGGATAGCACGAAAACAATCTATCTGAATTCCCGAGTTAATCCTCAGCAGCCAGCGGAAGGCAACGAAACGAATTATACAGAAATTGTGCTGCAGTACCCTTATCCACAGTACTTTGATTATTTAGGGGGGACTTACCCGGTTCTTGTTAATATGACGGATCAGACGTATTACCGATTGAAAGATTTGGACCGAATGGGTGTCTCTACAGGCGGATTGCGGAAAGCGAAGGAAAAGTATTCAGAGGATATCTATGTCAGCGAAGAAGAATTGAAAAAAAGCTGGAAAGAAACGCCGCAAATTTCCTATCTCATTAATGAACCCATCGTCATTACAGGGGAGCAGGATCCAGTCAAGCTCAAGACAATTAGAGAATATGTGGAAGGTTTCCGATACTATGAGATCAATAAAGTACCTTACATGACGAATCCGATTATCATTGATGCGCTGCCTGAAGAGAATACATACAGCTACTTACTTACGGAAAATGGGCATTTCTATCGCACAACTCTCAAACTGACGCAAATAAATGGCAATAATAATAAGCCTGATTATGTGGTTGGAAGCTCTTCCAAAGAGGACATTCAGGTGGCGAGAGTTAAATAA
- a CDS encoding YjcZ family sporulation protein, whose translation MGYDAGVGGYRSSAAVLVLFILLVIITSAFFI comes from the coding sequence ATGGGTTATGATGCAGGTGTCGGTGGTTATAGATCTTCCGCAGCCGTTTTGGTTCTCTTCATTTTGTTGGTAATTATCACTAGTGCTTTCTTTATCTAA
- a CDS encoding ABC transporter permease, which produces MPIWIIAKYEILRFMRMRYVLIIQYLMPLLLIFILGSALSGTFKMEDRTLKPVKVDVVQSDLGVLSAGLTSFLSTPELMKIIQPMNIQSREEAVKRLKSGDSEFALIIPSDFSSRVLEGKEAEWEMILGQDYGQNLTAKMTLRSFLEQVNYRQAAIISAGPGGAEMLQKQGSDGFFKPTAEASSHVRLGKLTSSNSNYTAMQYYTASMLVMFLLYSGMGAALGLQGEKESHTLSRLNAMPIHEYQILLGKILGNIFISILQAAIIIIATILFYGVDWGNDFFHLFLVCLLIIVASMSLAILIMLAAKSSKAINTTFQIIILVMTFLSGGFTPLPEGLLQRMGEFTLNHWAMQSMFRIMLGSDAAFIGYHLLILASISGGLLLLSLIVYRKAGYHE; this is translated from the coding sequence ATGCCGATTTGGATCATTGCTAAGTATGAAATATTGCGTTTTATGCGCATGCGATATGTACTCATTATTCAGTATTTGATGCCGCTTTTACTTATATTCATTTTGGGATCGGCGCTCTCAGGCACGTTCAAAATGGAAGATCGGACACTGAAGCCCGTTAAGGTAGATGTGGTGCAGTCAGATTTAGGAGTCTTAAGCGCAGGGTTAACTAGCTTTCTCAGCACTCCGGAGTTAATGAAGATCATACAACCAATGAACATTCAATCACGTGAAGAAGCAGTAAAACGGCTCAAATCTGGGGATTCGGAGTTTGCACTCATCATTCCAAGTGATTTTAGCAGCCGCGTGCTTGAAGGAAAGGAAGCAGAGTGGGAGATGATACTTGGCCAGGATTATGGGCAAAATTTGACCGCTAAGATGACGCTTCGCTCCTTTTTGGAACAAGTTAATTATAGGCAAGCCGCGATAATTTCAGCAGGCCCCGGGGGAGCGGAAATGTTGCAGAAACAAGGTAGTGACGGATTTTTCAAACCAACAGCGGAGGCTTCTTCGCATGTACGGCTAGGCAAGCTTACTTCTTCTAATTCCAACTATACGGCAATGCAGTATTACACAGCGTCTATGCTAGTCATGTTTTTGTTATACTCGGGCATGGGAGCGGCATTGGGTTTGCAAGGAGAGAAAGAAAGTCACACGTTATCACGCTTAAATGCGATGCCCATTCATGAATATCAAATTTTGCTAGGTAAAATCCTTGGAAATATCTTCATTTCGATACTCCAGGCAGCAATCATTATTATTGCAACTATTCTGTTTTATGGTGTCGATTGGGGAAATGACTTCTTCCACCTCTTCCTGGTTTGCTTATTGATTATCGTGGCTTCGATGAGTCTAGCGATATTGATTATGCTGGCAGCGAAATCGTCTAAAGCAATCAATACGACGTTCCAAATCATCATTCTTGTCATGACCTTCCTGAGTGGAGGTTTCACACCTCTTCCAGAGGGTCTTCTGCAGCGAATGGGAGAGTTTACGCTCAATCACTGGGCCATGCAGAGTATGTTTCGGATTATGCTCGGAAGTGATGCTGCTTTCATAGGGTATCATCTATTGATCTTAGCTAGTATTAGTGGGGGACTGTTGCTTCTTTCCCTGATTGTATATCGGAAGGCGGGATATCATGAATAG
- a CDS encoding sensor histidine kinase: MTQLSSLTRYLLILIPAIASMYLESYSSNGMYVFLILLFIWIAELRRTIFSRSAWMLLLEIGFSGWLSYHYDGILFITFYSTLLSYVTTVNSHIRYYFVSIHLIVLNISLQNQPNSYYLIANLIFMSVTLLLLQMLQTEQNKEEVELLYDRLRRQHYELDEARIQLMDYARKVENIAQTDERNRISRDIHDDLGHKLIRLKMMMEASLQILPTQQKKGVDMLMSVRDQLTESMELLRSTVRRLKPDEETLQTYSLERLIEGLTADKGISIEVEIQGMPYVLYPSLEFILYRNAQEAITNAIRHGSATQVLIQLTYESKQITMCISNNGKLPTERSINGLGVSGMEERSKLIGGQLILSIEDRFTVTTVLPTFRQIEST; the protein is encoded by the coding sequence TTGACACAATTAAGCTCGTTAACCCGTTATTTACTCATTCTCATCCCAGCGATTGCCTCGATGTATCTCGAAAGCTATTCATCCAATGGCATGTATGTTTTCCTCATTCTCTTATTCATTTGGATCGCTGAACTGCGCAGAACGATATTCTCGAGATCAGCATGGATGCTTTTACTCGAAATCGGATTCAGTGGATGGTTGAGCTATCACTATGACGGCATTTTATTCATCACCTTTTACTCCACGCTCTTATCCTATGTAACGACCGTAAATAGTCATATTCGATACTATTTCGTGAGTATTCACTTGATTGTATTGAACATATCCTTACAGAATCAGCCAAACAGCTACTACCTTATTGCCAATCTCATCTTCATGTCTGTGACGCTGCTCCTGCTGCAGATGCTCCAGACTGAGCAAAACAAAGAGGAAGTTGAGCTGCTCTACGATAGGCTTCGGAGGCAGCATTACGAGCTGGACGAAGCTCGCATTCAATTAATGGATTACGCCCGAAAAGTCGAAAACATCGCACAAACGGACGAACGCAATCGGATTTCCCGAGATATTCATGATGATTTGGGACACAAGCTGATCCGGCTAAAAATGATGATGGAAGCATCCTTGCAGATCCTTCCTACTCAACAGAAGAAAGGCGTAGACATGTTAATGTCAGTTCGTGACCAGTTAACAGAAAGCATGGAACTGCTGCGCTCCACCGTACGTAGACTGAAACCAGATGAAGAAACGTTGCAAACCTATTCACTGGAGAGGCTCATTGAAGGACTGACAGCAGATAAAGGGATATCTATTGAGGTTGAGATACAGGGGATGCCCTACGTGCTGTATCCGAGTCTAGAGTTCATTCTATACCGTAACGCACAAGAAGCCATCACGAATGCCATTCGTCACGGATCCGCAACCCAGGTTCTTATTCAGTTAACCTATGAATCTAAACAAATTACAATGTGTATTTCGAATAACGGTAAATTGCCTACTGAGCGCAGTATAAACGGACTAGGAGTGTCAGGCATGGAAGAACGAAGCAAGCTCATTGGCGGTCAGCTGATTCTGTCAATCGAGGATCGATTTACAGTGACAACTGTCTTGCCTACTTTTCGCCAAATTGAATCTACCTAA
- a CDS encoding response regulator transcription factor has translation MIHVLITDDDPFIRESLQLIIGLDENMKVVGTCMHGDEALAFIQNGVQVDVVLMDIRMPICDGVQGTLKIKQAYPDIAVLILTTFDDDEFIVQALRNGASGYLLKNISPDRIIQGIKTVEQGNLLIHADIAKKLTTFISASSSSNVPAAKPLSEYGLTASEQAVVAKIAEGLSNKEIAQELFLSEGTVKNYITEILSKLNLRDRTQIAIFYLKKQSGTGS, from the coding sequence ATGATTCATGTGCTCATTACAGACGATGATCCATTCATCCGCGAAAGCTTACAATTAATCATTGGACTTGACGAAAATATGAAGGTCGTTGGTACGTGTATGCATGGAGACGAAGCTCTTGCTTTTATCCAGAACGGCGTCCAGGTTGACGTTGTCCTCATGGATATTCGGATGCCAATCTGTGACGGTGTACAGGGCACTTTGAAGATTAAGCAAGCTTATCCGGATATAGCCGTGCTTATTCTGACCACATTCGACGATGATGAATTTATCGTTCAGGCCTTGCGAAACGGGGCCAGCGGTTATCTACTCAAAAATATTTCACCGGATCGGATTATTCAAGGAATCAAGACGGTAGAACAAGGCAATCTACTTATTCATGCGGATATTGCCAAGAAATTGACGACTTTTATCAGCGCTAGTTCATCTTCGAACGTACCTGCAGCCAAACCACTTAGTGAATATGGATTAACAGCCAGCGAACAAGCAGTCGTAGCGAAAATTGCTGAAGGTCTATCTAATAAAGAAATCGCCCAGGAGCTATTCCTGAGCGAAGGTACAGTTAAGAATTATATTACGGAAATTCTCAGCAAGCTGAACCTCCGAGATCGCACGCAAATTGCTATTTTCTATTTAAAAAAGCAATCAGGCACCGGTAGTTAA